The Thioalkalivibrio thiocyanodenitrificans ARhD 1 genome window below encodes:
- a CDS encoding Zn-dependent hydrolase: protein MNEIRVNFERLREDVQSLSRIGQKEDQGIHRMAFSDGDLEGRRWFRSRIEDAGLDVFEDGAANLHARLDWDGKRASVMMGSHLDTVPGGGPLDGALGVLVGLEVMRTIQEAGVPLRHPLEVVDFTDEEGRFGGLFGSQAIAGQLTPATIHNARDLDGVALTEAMAAWGLDANAALFARRAPESIHAYLELHIEQGPVLDRNHVPIGIVDAITGLFKWDAHFRGQTNHAGTTPMDMRADSFQGLAEFAGEINRILEEHGSPHSRATIGRVELKPGAANTVPGETGFSLDVRDTDGETLRNLADAFRRTLSALARRRDLMFEFEVLSEIPPTRCDPGLVQLLTETADRLGLEHLRMPSGAAHDAQIMGSATRTGMIFVPSIEGKSHSASEWTPWEDIEKGANLALHAILQLAAADAGTTTGEQQAKRKKA, encoded by the coding sequence ATGAATGAAATCAGAGTCAACTTCGAACGCCTGCGCGAGGATGTGCAGAGTCTCTCACGCATCGGCCAGAAGGAGGATCAGGGGATCCACCGCATGGCCTTCAGTGACGGCGACCTGGAGGGCAGGCGCTGGTTCCGCTCGCGCATCGAGGACGCGGGTCTCGATGTCTTCGAGGACGGCGCCGCCAATCTGCACGCGCGCCTGGACTGGGACGGCAAGCGCGCCAGCGTGATGATGGGTTCGCACCTGGACACCGTGCCGGGCGGGGGTCCGCTGGACGGCGCGCTCGGCGTGCTGGTGGGCCTGGAGGTGATGCGCACCATCCAGGAGGCGGGTGTCCCGCTCAGGCATCCCCTGGAAGTGGTGGACTTCACCGACGAGGAGGGCCGTTTCGGCGGCCTGTTCGGTTCGCAGGCGATTGCCGGGCAGCTCACGCCGGCGACCATCCACAATGCCCGGGATCTGGATGGTGTGGCCCTCACCGAGGCCATGGCCGCCTGGGGTCTGGATGCCAACGCGGCATTGTTCGCGCGCCGCGCACCGGAATCCATCCATGCCTATCTGGAGCTGCATATCGAACAGGGCCCCGTCCTGGACCGCAACCATGTGCCGATCGGCATCGTGGATGCCATCACCGGGCTCTTCAAGTGGGATGCGCACTTCAGGGGCCAGACCAACCATGCGGGCACGACCCCCATGGACATGCGTGCCGACAGCTTCCAGGGCCTGGCGGAGTTTGCCGGCGAGATCAATCGCATCCTGGAGGAACACGGCAGCCCCCACAGCCGCGCCACCATCGGCCGCGTGGAACTCAAGCCCGGGGCCGCCAATACGGTGCCCGGCGAGACCGGCTTCTCCCTGGATGTGCGCGACACCGACGGGGAGACCCTGAGGAACCTGGCGGACGCGTTTCGCCGTACGCTCTCCGCCCTGGCGCGCCGGCGTGACCTGATGTTCGAGTTCGAGGTGCTCTCCGAGATCCCGCCCACGCGCTGCGATCCCGGTCTGGTGCAGCTGCTGACCGAGACCGCCGATCGGCTGGGCCTAGAACACCTGCGCATGCCGAGCGGCGCCGCGCATGATGCCCAGATCATGGGCTCGGCGACGCGCACCGGCATGATCTTCGTGCCCAGTATCGAGGGCAAGAGTCATTCGGCCTCCGAGTGGACACCGTGGGAAGACATCGAGAAAGGCGCCAACCTGGCGCTTCACGCCATCCTTCAACTGGCCGCTGCGGATGCGGGCACGACCACCGGGGAGCAGCAAGCGAAGAGGAAGAAGGCATGA
- a CDS encoding cysteine hydrolase family protein codes for MNDKPDNVTDLSRFDNVDPLRDQYRDTLITNRELKRELGAHHAALLCIDLQYLDAARGHGVFAYAERPGVPREADEYYFHRLETLVLPNVRRLQDAFRAVGLEVIHTRIQSLTADGRDRGPGHKRLDLHAAPGSREADFLEIVAPQGDEIVINKTASGVFTSTNLEYVLRNLEITSLFVAGVYSNECVSTAIRDACDLGFYVTLIEDGCATVTPEMQKATLTTIKDRYARVMTTDEALAEIAKVEEAS; via the coding sequence ATGAACGACAAGCCGGACAACGTGACCGACCTGTCCAGGTTCGACAACGTCGACCCGCTGCGTGATCAGTATCGCGATACGCTGATCACCAACCGGGAACTCAAGCGTGAGCTGGGGGCGCACCATGCGGCCCTGCTGTGCATCGATCTCCAGTATCTGGATGCGGCGCGTGGCCACGGGGTGTTCGCGTACGCGGAGCGCCCGGGTGTGCCCAGGGAGGCCGACGAGTATTACTTCCATCGCCTGGAGACCCTGGTGCTGCCCAACGTGCGGCGCCTGCAGGATGCCTTCCGGGCCGTGGGCCTGGAGGTCATCCACACCCGCATCCAGTCGCTCACCGCCGACGGGCGCGACCGGGGCCCGGGCCACAAGCGGCTCGACCTGCACGCCGCGCCGGGATCCAGGGAGGCGGATTTCCTGGAGATCGTGGCGCCGCAGGGCGACGAGATCGTTATCAACAAGACCGCCAGCGGCGTGTTCACCTCCACCAATCTGGAATACGTGCTGCGCAACCTGGAGATCACGTCCCTGTTCGTGGCGGGCGTGTACAGCAACGAGTGCGTATCCACGGCCATCCGCGACGCCTGCGACCTCGGGTTCTACGTCACCCTCATCGAGGACGGCTGCGCCACGGTGACCCCGGAGATGCAGAAGGCGACGCTGACCACCATCAAGGACCGCTATGCCCGTGTCATGACTACGGACGAGGCGCTGGCCGAGATCGCCAAGGTGGAAGAGGCCTCCTGA
- a CDS encoding aspartate/ornithine carbamoyltransferase family protein has translation MVVPNDPQLERPLQPKDGTAGIERPRALFESLPEDPRPLMSLSSRHVVSSRQFDRDTLLQVFRLAAQFESTPALLHPPLAGKILISAFYEPSTRTRLSFESAWHRLGGDIMSITDPKSTGMAKGESLSDIAEMFNNYGDVIVLRNSEAGSIYEMLDSLRIPIINAGNGIDEHPTQAMADVYAMLKWRPELARPDLPAAERIRIGIIGVPSRMRTVRSLLLLLTLFSSSVEEVVILSREDDLFDEGQREELAGAGLNIRVATDLDGELPGLDVVYINAIAWVGDTFEAMGMDMRLTPDSPLKEGAIILHPLARGEELSTDLDKTPHNWYFAQARGAVFIRMALLTCMVRRISEVMDTPDPSRA, from the coding sequence ATGGTAGTTCCAAACGATCCGCAGCTGGAGCGTCCGCTGCAACCCAAGGACGGCACCGCAGGCATCGAACGCCCGCGCGCCCTGTTCGAAAGCCTGCCCGAGGACCCTCGCCCGCTGATGTCGCTGTCCAGCCGTCACGTGGTGTCCTCGCGCCAGTTCGACCGGGACACGCTGCTGCAGGTGTTCCGCCTGGCCGCGCAGTTCGAGAGTACGCCGGCGCTGCTGCACCCGCCGCTGGCGGGCAAGATCCTCATCAGCGCTTTCTATGAGCCCAGCACGCGCACCCGCCTGTCCTTCGAGAGCGCCTGGCATCGGCTGGGCGGGGACATTATGTCCATTACCGATCCCAAGAGCACGGGCATGGCCAAGGGCGAATCCCTCTCGGACATCGCCGAGATGTTCAACAACTACGGGGATGTGATCGTGCTGCGCAACAGCGAGGCCGGCTCCATCTACGAGATGCTGGACTCCCTGCGCATTCCCATCATCAACGCCGGTAACGGGATCGATGAGCATCCCACCCAGGCAATGGCGGACGTCTACGCCATGCTCAAGTGGCGCCCCGAGCTGGCTCGCCCGGACCTGCCGGCCGCAGAGCGGATCCGGATCGGCATCATCGGCGTGCCGAGCCGCATGCGCACGGTGCGAAGCCTGTTGCTGCTGCTCACCCTGTTCTCCTCGTCCGTCGAAGAGGTGGTGATCCTCAGCCGGGAAGACGATCTCTTCGACGAAGGGCAGCGCGAGGAGTTGGCCGGCGCGGGCCTGAATATCCGGGTCGCCACGGATCTGGATGGTGAGTTGCCCGGTCTGGACGTGGTCTACATCAACGCCATCGCCTGGGTGGGCGATACCTTCGAGGCCATGGGCATGGACATGCGCCTGACCCCCGATTCACCGCTCAAGGAAGGTGCGATCATCCTCCACCCGCTGGCGCGCGGCGAGGAGTTGTCCACGGACCTCGACAAGACACCCCACAACTGGTACTTCGCCCAGGCGCGTGGCGCGGTGTTCATCCGCATGGCCCTGCTCACCTGCATGGTGCGCCGGATCAGCGAGGTGATGGACACCCCGGACCCGTCCCGGGCCTGA
- the asnB gene encoding asparagine synthase (glutamine-hydrolyzing), which yields MCGIAGVMNADPNQPVDPETLVAMAAIQYHRGPDGFGYRVEKDRGVGFSHARLTIIDLDENRGRQPFVSHDGNLLLAVNGELYDYKRIRTELTSRGAKFRTKSDSEMVLHLYERYGLEETLKQMRGEFGVALYDRARDRLMLIRDRFGVKPLYWTEVDGRIVFGSEIKVLFAHPAVPRRFNARGLYHQLMQTVVPGTTAFDGIHQVKPGHVVTIERRHGKFEIHDERYWDMDFPLLSERGEPEDDEVYIEGVRRELMEAVQLRLEADVPVACYLSGGIDSCITLGLSAANQQAPVKAFTIGFDNADYDETAIATEMAESVGADQDIMRLNADHLYDNLVETLWHAERTIYNTLGVAKLLMSRHVNKAGYRVVVTGEGSDELFAGYPAFRRDMFLHGLDTMDAAERASWEQMLAESNKLFSGAMLAENELNDPALNDLVGFTPSCLQPWLASAAHVPGLLSAAMREQVKGYEPGRAIAEALDGDMIEGRHPLDKAQYVWIKTMLEGQILTWGGDRVDMANSMEARPPFLDHHLAEFATRIPPSMRIRGRTEKYVLRESMKGLLPKVLYEREKFAFMAPPAHTDPKKWAAMRALADEYLSDEAIEAAGLLDPAGVKALFDLHEAEDTTVSTQVQLDAVINHMIGVQVLHRHFVARDVPALARQKAKELGWAA from the coding sequence ATGTGTGGAATAGCTGGCGTGATGAACGCCGACCCCAATCAACCCGTCGATCCCGAGACCCTGGTGGCCATGGCGGCCATCCAGTATCACCGCGGGCCGGACGGTTTCGGTTACCGGGTGGAGAAGGACCGTGGCGTGGGTTTCTCCCATGCCCGGCTCACCATCATCGACCTGGACGAGAACCGCGGCCGCCAGCCGTTCGTCTCCCATGACGGGAACCTGTTGCTGGCCGTGAACGGCGAGCTCTACGACTATAAGCGCATCCGCACCGAACTGACCTCCCGGGGCGCCAAGTTCCGCACCAAGAGCGACTCGGAGATGGTGCTGCATCTGTATGAGCGCTACGGCCTGGAGGAGACGCTCAAGCAGATGCGCGGCGAGTTCGGCGTGGCCCTGTACGATCGTGCCCGCGACCGGCTCATGCTGATCCGCGACCGTTTCGGCGTGAAGCCCCTCTACTGGACCGAGGTGGATGGCCGGATCGTCTTCGGTTCCGAGATCAAGGTGCTGTTCGCGCACCCGGCCGTGCCGCGCCGCTTCAATGCCAGGGGGCTCTATCACCAGCTCATGCAGACGGTGGTTCCCGGCACGACGGCCTTCGACGGCATTCACCAGGTCAAGCCGGGCCACGTGGTGACCATCGAGCGCCGTCACGGCAAGTTCGAGATCCACGACGAGCGTTACTGGGATATGGACTTCCCGTTGCTCTCCGAGCGGGGCGAGCCCGAGGACGACGAGGTCTACATCGAAGGCGTGCGCCGTGAGCTGATGGAGGCCGTGCAACTGCGCCTGGAGGCGGACGTGCCGGTGGCGTGCTACCTCTCCGGCGGAATCGATTCCTGCATCACGCTGGGACTGTCCGCCGCCAACCAGCAGGCGCCGGTCAAGGCCTTCACCATCGGCTTCGACAACGCCGACTACGACGAGACCGCCATCGCTACGGAGATGGCCGAATCCGTGGGGGCCGATCAGGACATCATGCGGCTGAACGCCGACCATCTCTACGACAACCTCGTCGAGACCCTGTGGCACGCCGAGCGCACCATCTACAACACGCTGGGCGTCGCCAAGCTGCTCATGAGCCGGCATGTGAACAAGGCCGGCTACCGGGTGGTGGTCACCGGCGAGGGTTCCGATGAGCTGTTTGCCGGATATCCCGCCTTCCGCCGCGACATGTTTCTGCACGGCCTCGATACCATGGATGCGGCCGAGCGGGCGAGCTGGGAGCAGATGCTGGCCGAGAGCAACAAGCTGTTCTCCGGCGCCATGCTCGCGGAGAACGAACTGAACGATCCGGCCCTGAACGACCTGGTGGGCTTCACGCCGTCCTGCCTGCAGCCGTGGCTGGCGAGCGCAGCCCATGTGCCCGGTCTCCTGTCCGCGGCCATGCGCGAACAGGTGAAGGGCTATGAACCGGGGCGTGCCATCGCGGAGGCGCTGGACGGCGACATGATCGAGGGGCGCCATCCTCTGGACAAGGCCCAGTACGTGTGGATCAAGACCATGCTGGAAGGGCAGATCCTCACCTGGGGCGGTGACCGGGTGGACATGGCCAACTCCATGGAGGCGCGCCCGCCGTTCCTCGACCATCACCTGGCCGAGTTCGCCACGCGGATTCCGCCTTCCATGCGCATTCGCGGCCGTACGGAGAAGTACGTGCTGCGCGAATCCATGAAGGGGCTGCTGCCCAAGGTGCTCTACGAGCGCGAGAAGTTCGCGTTCATGGCGCCCCCGGCGCATACGGATCCGAAGAAGTGGGCGGCCATGCGTGCGCTGGCCGATGAGTACCTGTCCGACGAGGCCATCGAGGCCGCCGGCCTGCTGGACCCCGCGGGCGTGAAGGCGCTGTTCGATCTGCACGAGGCCGAGGACACCACCGTCTCCACCCAGGTGCAGCTGGATGCCGTGATCAACCACATGATCGGCGTGCAGGTCCTGCACCGCCACTTCGTCGCCCGGGACGTTCCGGCGCTGGCGCGGCAGAAGGCGAAGGAACTGGGGTGGGCGGCCTGA
- a CDS encoding mechanosensitive ion channel family protein, giving the protein MELVLEYFEQVQWDDLIFSTLRILLILVMAWAVMYAVRTALSRMERRLVERGKQQGDVPSEASKRAETLVRLLRQAVMIVVWVMALLVILNEFGVSVTPILASAGVLGLAVGFGAQNLVRDIISGFFFILENQVRVGDVVVVNGTGGLVESINFRTLVLRDLEGKVHIFPNGTIDAVTNLTREWSAYVFDIGVAYKEDTDRVVDILKAVGEEMRADAEYGPNIIEDMEIFGVDRFGDSAVVIKGRIKTRPIKQWYVGREFLRRVKYAFDAQGVEIPFPHRTLYFGEASPPFLARMLNREPASTDIDQ; this is encoded by the coding sequence ATGGAACTCGTCCTAGAATACTTCGAACAGGTTCAATGGGACGATCTGATCTTCTCGACCCTGCGTATCCTGCTGATCCTGGTGATGGCCTGGGCGGTTATGTATGCCGTGCGCACGGCGCTGTCGCGTATGGAACGGCGGCTCGTCGAGCGGGGCAAACAGCAGGGGGACGTCCCCTCGGAGGCCAGCAAGCGCGCCGAGACCCTGGTGCGGCTGCTGCGCCAGGCGGTGATGATCGTCGTCTGGGTGATGGCCCTGCTGGTGATCCTCAACGAGTTCGGCGTCTCGGTCACGCCCATTCTGGCCTCGGCCGGCGTGCTGGGGCTTGCGGTGGGCTTCGGCGCCCAGAACCTGGTGCGGGACATCATCAGCGGCTTCTTCTTCATCCTGGAGAACCAGGTGCGGGTGGGGGACGTGGTGGTGGTCAACGGCACCGGCGGGCTGGTGGAGTCCATCAACTTCCGGACACTGGTGCTGCGCGATCTGGAAGGCAAGGTGCACATCTTTCCCAACGGCACCATCGACGCGGTGACCAACCTTACCCGGGAATGGTCCGCCTACGTGTTCGACATCGGCGTGGCCTACAAGGAGGACACCGACAGGGTGGTGGATATCCTCAAGGCCGTGGGCGAGGAGATGAGGGCCGACGCGGAATACGGCCCGAACATCATCGAGGACATGGAGATCTTCGGCGTGGACAGGTTCGGGGATTCCGCGGTGGTCATCAAGGGGCGCATCAAGACCCGGCCCATCAAGCAGTGGTACGTGGGACGCGAGTTTCTGCGTCGCGTCAAGTATGCCTTCGACGCCCAGGGTGTGGAGATCCCCTTCCCGCATCGCACCCTCTACTTCGGCGAGGCAAGCCCTCCCTTCCTTGCCCGGATGCTCAACCGGGAGCCGGCTTCCACGGACATCGATCAATAA
- a CDS encoding DUF302 domain-containing protein produces MHDSIALRARNNRRPVLAILGLLLALAWALPGLVMAQGGAADQPQLVQVVKSNKSFPETLRVFREEVVKAGWSVLNVNNMAGVLSERGFTLDPVVILDVCSGKYSARILGNDDYRPISAFMPCRVSIYQTSGGEVFIARMNTGAFVDMMPPEVAEIMSASDSEIEEIIARTVR; encoded by the coding sequence ATGCACGACAGCATCGCACTGCGCGCACGCAACAACAGACGCCCGGTCCTCGCGATCCTCGGCCTGCTGCTTGCGCTGGCGTGGGCGCTCCCCGGCCTCGTGATGGCCCAGGGCGGCGCCGCGGATCAGCCTCAACTGGTACAGGTCGTCAAGAGCAACAAGTCCTTCCCCGAGACCCTGAGGGTCTTCCGGGAGGAAGTGGTCAAGGCGGGTTGGAGTGTGCTCAATGTCAACAATATGGCGGGCGTGCTGTCCGAGCGGGGCTTCACCCTGGATCCGGTGGTGATTCTGGATGTATGCAGCGGCAAGTACAGTGCGCGGATTCTGGGCAATGACGACTATCGCCCCATCTCCGCCTTCATGCCGTGCCGCGTGAGCATCTACCAGACCTCCGGCGGGGAGGTGTTCATCGCCCGCATGAACACCGGTGCCTTCGTGGACATGATGCCGCCTGAGGTGGCCGAGATCATGTCCGCGTCTGACAGCGAGATCGAGGAGATCATCGCCAGGACGGTTCGCTGA
- the cobA gene encoding uroporphyrinogen-III C-methyltransferase — protein sequence MTDNSCVYLVGTGPGDPDLLTIRALRLIERADVVVYDRLISRGVLDLIPAGASRIYVGKETDRHTLPQDEINRLLVRAAARARVVVRLKGGDPFVFGRGGEEAEYLRRHNVRFEIVPGVTAATAVTAYAGIPLTHRGLATGVQIITGHSRSNLPLPHDWARLANSDHTLIIYMGLSNIDEISARLIQAGLSGDTPAAAVQDGATTQQRRIITTLAELGPRAREAKFRPPVLFIVGRVVSMAAALDWYRPESPEAREDAREQSA from the coding sequence ATGACCGATAACTCCTGCGTCTATCTGGTGGGAACGGGACCGGGTGACCCGGACCTGCTGACCATCCGGGCACTGCGGCTGATCGAGCGGGCCGATGTGGTTGTCTATGATCGGCTGATCTCCAGGGGTGTGCTGGACCTCATCCCGGCGGGCGCAAGCCGGATCTACGTGGGCAAGGAGACGGATCGCCACACCCTGCCCCAGGACGAGATCAACCGGCTGCTGGTCAGGGCGGCCGCCAGGGCGCGGGTGGTGGTGCGGCTCAAGGGCGGTGATCCGTTCGTGTTCGGACGCGGCGGCGAGGAGGCCGAGTACCTGCGCCGGCACAACGTGCGCTTCGAGATTGTCCCGGGCGTGACCGCGGCCACCGCCGTTACCGCGTATGCCGGCATTCCGCTCACCCATCGCGGGCTGGCGACCGGCGTGCAGATCATTACCGGCCACAGCCGCAGCAACCTGCCCCTGCCCCATGACTGGGCGCGTCTGGCCAATTCCGACCATACGCTGATCATCTACATGGGGCTCTCCAATATCGACGAGATCAGTGCCCGGCTCATCCAGGCTGGCCTGTCCGGCGACACGCCCGCCGCGGCAGTCCAGGATGGCGCGACCACGCAACAGCGGCGCATCATCACCACGCTCGCCGAACTGGGTCCGCGGGCCCGCGAGGCGAAGTTTCGCCCGCCGGTGCTGTTCATCGTCGGCAGGGTGGTGTCCATGGCCGCGGCGCTGGACTGGTATCGCCCCGAGTCCCCGGAGGCGCGCGAGGACGCGCGTGAGCAGAGTGCGTAA
- a CDS encoding c-type cytochrome produces MSRVRNRMSAWLLLGALLSLPAVSPAEPQLSEPRKAELRHLLKQDCGSCHGLTMRGGLGPPITPQALAERDRETMVATVLYGRPGTPMPPWSTILTEDEARWLVDLLYEGDIR; encoded by the coding sequence GTGAGCAGAGTGCGTAACCGGATGTCCGCATGGCTGCTGCTGGGCGCGCTGCTGAGTCTGCCGGCGGTGTCCCCGGCGGAGCCGCAGCTCAGTGAGCCGCGCAAGGCCGAGCTGCGCCATCTGCTCAAGCAGGACTGCGGCTCCTGCCACGGCCTGACCATGCGCGGTGGGCTGGGCCCGCCGATCACGCCGCAGGCCCTGGCCGAACGCGACCGGGAGACCATGGTGGCCACCGTCCTGTACGGGCGCCCCGGCACGCCCATGCCGCCCTGGTCTACTATCCTGACGGAGGACGAGGCGAGATGGCTGGTCGATCTGCTTTACGAGGGGGATATCCGGTGA